The following proteins are encoded in a genomic region of Prosthecobacter sp. SYSU 5D2:
- a CDS encoding NAD(P)H-dependent oxidoreductase produces the protein MTRVLILFAHPALHRSRINAALIEAVQGMEGVTFRDLYEEYPNLNIDFETEQELLLEHDIIVWQHPFYWYSAPAILKEWLDVVLEYGFAYGEGGTRLAGKKVMSALTTGGPAEAYQRGGYNHYTLKELLAPFDQTARLCGMEYLEPFVIQNVRQLTNEEVQKWAALYRQRVLELRNL, from the coding sequence ATGACCCGTGTCCTCATCCTCTTTGCCCATCCGGCGTTACATCGCTCCCGCATCAATGCGGCGTTGATCGAGGCGGTGCAGGGGATGGAAGGGGTGACGTTTCGGGATCTTTATGAGGAGTATCCGAATCTGAACATTGATTTTGAAACGGAGCAGGAGCTGTTGCTGGAGCATGACATCATTGTCTGGCAGCATCCGTTTTACTGGTACTCTGCCCCGGCCATCCTGAAGGAATGGCTGGATGTGGTGCTGGAATACGGCTTTGCCTATGGTGAAGGTGGCACGCGCCTGGCGGGAAAAAAAGTGATGAGCGCGCTGACCACGGGCGGACCGGCGGAGGCCTATCAGCGCGGCGGATACAATCACTATACCCTGAAGGAACTGCTGGCCCCTTTTGACCAGACAGCCAGGCTCTGCGGCATGGAGTATCTGGAGCCTTTTGTGATTCAGAACGTGCGCCAGCTTACGAATGAGGAAGTGCAAAAGTGGGCGGCGTTATACCGGCAGCGGGTTCTCGAGTTGAGGAACCTTTGA
- a CDS encoding PQQ-binding-like beta-propeller repeat protein has product MKNVFLLLAFSLSIQAGDWPRWRGASGDGVWNPEKVPADFAAQQPQELWQADIGGGYGGVTVSDGRVYVLDRPKEPADIERILCYAAEGGKHLWSHQWPAVYGRMEYGTGPRSSVTVHEGRAYVLGAAGMAMCLEAASGKVVWQVDTVKDHGAIVPTWGFAASPVLDEKRVLLHVGAQPDGSVIALDQATGKPVWQGGPDPAGYSTPEIITHEGTRQIIAWGPEHIQSLNPETGATLWTYPYKITYGVSIAQPLYRDGILLVSGYWHGTKALRPDAQPTLLWENEKDMCGLMSSPLYKDGTVYLLDKKTGLQAIELATGKILWSDDNTLTPKDRNPQMSLVWLRESVGLAALLNASGELVYVRLKPDGFEELARHQIIGKTWAHPAFVGNRIYARSDTSLVAWRLWPD; this is encoded by the coding sequence ATGAAAAATGTGTTTCTCCTTCTCGCTTTCAGTCTGTCCATCCAGGCTGGCGATTGGCCGCGCTGGCGCGGCGCATCAGGCGATGGCGTGTGGAATCCGGAAAAGGTGCCCGCGGATTTTGCCGCCCAGCAGCCGCAGGAGCTCTGGCAGGCGGACATCGGCGGCGGCTACGGTGGCGTGACAGTAAGCGATGGCCGCGTGTATGTGCTGGACCGGCCCAAAGAACCTGCGGACATTGAACGCATCCTTTGTTATGCCGCGGAAGGCGGCAAGCACCTCTGGTCACATCAATGGCCGGCAGTTTATGGGCGGATGGAGTATGGCACTGGCCCACGATCCTCCGTCACGGTTCATGAGGGACGGGCTTACGTGCTCGGAGCCGCAGGCATGGCTATGTGCCTGGAGGCCGCCTCGGGCAAGGTTGTGTGGCAGGTGGATACCGTGAAGGACCATGGAGCCATCGTGCCCACCTGGGGCTTTGCCGCCTCCCCCGTGCTGGATGAAAAACGGGTGCTGCTGCATGTCGGTGCCCAGCCGGATGGCAGCGTCATTGCACTGGATCAGGCCACCGGCAAACCCGTCTGGCAGGGCGGCCCGGACCCTGCCGGTTATAGCACCCCGGAGATCATCACGCATGAAGGCACGCGCCAGATTATCGCCTGGGGCCCGGAGCACATCCAGAGCCTGAACCCGGAGACCGGGGCCACCCTTTGGACTTATCCTTATAAGATCACGTATGGCGTCAGCATCGCCCAGCCATTGTATCGCGATGGCATCCTGCTGGTCTCCGGCTACTGGCACGGCACCAAGGCTCTGCGTCCCGACGCCCAACCAACCTTGCTTTGGGAAAATGAAAAGGACATGTGCGGCCTCATGTCATCCCCCTTGTACAAAGACGGCACCGTCTATCTGCTGGATAAAAAGACCGGCCTCCAGGCCATCGAACTGGCCACCGGCAAGATCCTTTGGAGCGATGACAACACCCTGACCCCCAAGGACCGCAACCCCCAAATGAGCCTCGTCTGGCTGCGCGAATCCGTAGGCCTCGCCGCACTGCTGAACGCCAGCGGAGAGCTGGTCTATGTGCGCCTGAAACCCGACGGCTTTGAGGAACTCGCCCGCCACCAGATCATCGGCAAGACCTGGGCGCATCCGGCTTTCGTAGGTAACCGCATCTATGCGCGGTCAGACACCTCGCTGGTCGCTTGGCGGCTGTGGCCAGACTGA
- a CDS encoding flavodoxin domain-containing protein — protein MSKPLLILFGTFSGNSESCAENAARAARQRGYDPVLENMMDSTADVLLQFDTALLITSTYGDGDPPDGTESFYEEVVNRPRLRLDHLRYAVLALGDSCYDRFCQCGKDYDEALEAQGAIRFHSRVDCDIDYDEPCEAWIEGVFAALAEERMLAA, from the coding sequence ATGTCCAAGCCACTGCTCATCCTCTTCGGCACCTTCTCAGGAAACTCGGAATCCTGTGCAGAAAATGCGGCCCGTGCCGCCCGGCAGCGCGGGTATGATCCGGTCCTGGAAAACATGATGGACTCCACGGCGGATGTGCTGCTGCAGTTTGACACCGCATTACTCATCACCAGCACTTATGGCGATGGCGATCCGCCGGACGGCACGGAGAGTTTTTATGAGGAGGTGGTGAACCGCCCGCGTCTGCGGCTGGACCATCTGCGATATGCGGTGCTCGCTCTGGGGGATTCCTGCTATGACCGCTTCTGCCAATGCGGGAAGGATTACGATGAGGCGCTGGAGGCCCAGGGGGCCATCCGGTTCCACTCCCGTGTGGACTGCGACATTGACTATGACGAGCCCTGCGAGGCCTGGATCGAAGGTGTCTTCGCCGCGCTGGCGGAGGAACGGATGCTTGCCGCCTAA
- a CDS encoding ChuX/HutX family heme-like substrate-binding protein: MDSTSHPSPRIAYSFPSFTFDLRRVRAEWCFEADGGAAQAIHLDGDWAGFFKNLRELGLVMVTAARGPVSMATAWEKPVFQSYPGSDEWLCLESGTEIRPAAFGGAMAVVEDVGDQQVASFQFFDRSGEGCLKILVTNWSDHEVFEDLVARHASGRRSISFGQKPGTRKETPAPDAKTVRQLWNGLSRSLPDTVFPGLEGVSRLSALEAVGQDLAWRLPRRVVRQALQSMTLSQVPLGGAIRNEAVFMPTGFYSTHWGECGCGITFFGEASQLTLRGCGHRGQTWATRFVLGGEEIICIEMYDVRGDFAAGIGLRPEAGKWQREPWADVLRSVQYSSLSE, translated from the coding sequence ATGGATTCGACCTCCCATCCTTCGCCGCGCATCGCGTATAGCTTTCCCTCGTTCACCTTTGATCTGCGCCGGGTGAGGGCGGAGTGGTGTTTTGAGGCGGATGGCGGCGCGGCGCAGGCCATTCATCTGGATGGCGATTGGGCAGGCTTTTTCAAGAATCTGCGTGAGCTGGGACTAGTAATGGTGACGGCGGCGCGCGGTCCCGTGAGCATGGCCACTGCGTGGGAGAAGCCTGTCTTCCAAAGCTATCCTGGCAGTGATGAATGGCTGTGCCTGGAATCCGGCACGGAGATCCGCCCGGCGGCTTTTGGCGGTGCCATGGCGGTCGTAGAGGACGTGGGTGACCAGCAGGTGGCCAGCTTTCAATTTTTCGACCGCAGTGGCGAGGGATGCCTGAAGATCCTCGTCACCAACTGGTCTGACCATGAGGTTTTTGAAGACCTCGTCGCCCGCCACGCCAGCGGGCGGCGGTCCATCTCATTTGGCCAGAAGCCTGGAACCAGGAAGGAGACGCCTGCACCTGATGCGAAGACGGTGCGGCAGCTCTGGAACGGACTTTCGCGCAGCCTGCCTGACACCGTTTTTCCCGGTCTGGAGGGCGTTTCACGCCTCTCTGCACTGGAAGCTGTGGGGCAGGATCTGGCCTGGCGTCTGCCGCGCAGGGTGGTGCGGCAGGCGCTACAATCTATGACGCTCAGCCAGGTGCCGCTGGGCGGAGCGATACGCAATGAAGCCGTGTTCATGCCCACCGGTTTTTACTCCACCCACTGGGGGGAATGCGGATGCGGCATCACGTTTTTTGGCGAGGCCTCGCAGCTCACCCTGCGCGGGTGCGGGCATCGCGGACAGACCTGGGCCACCCGTTTTGTGCTGGGAGGTGAGGAGATTATATGCATCGAGATGTATGATGTCCGGGGCGACTTCGCCGCCGGTATCGGTCTGCGGCCTGAGGCCGGCAAGTGGCAGCGTGAGCCATGGGCCGATGTGCTGCGGAGCGTACAGTACTCATCACTCTCCGAGTGA
- the metF gene encoding methylenetetrahydrofolate reductase [NAD(P)H], whose protein sequence is MHIKDILAGADRPTFSFEFFPPRSPEAVKDLQESLNQLAPWRPDFVSVTYGAGGGTRDRTQALVGELRQSDVFDPVPHLTCVGHTEADIMRLLEGYAAAGVSNLLALRGDLPGQPVAEGDFKTAADLVRFIRRFNERGLHPGPQGFGIGVACFPEGHPATPNRMLEMDYLKAKVDAGADWMCTQVFFDNHDFHDFRARCDLAGIRLPILAGILPLTQPGSLRRMAELAAGSRYPARLLRSLKRAGDDAEAFQEIGIHHAVMQCADLLDHEAAGIHFYTLNKAAATVRVLRGLGYSTHHYLSRDCGDPSDANGDR, encoded by the coding sequence ATGCACATCAAAGACATCCTGGCCGGCGCAGACCGCCCCACTTTCTCCTTCGAGTTCTTTCCGCCCCGCAGCCCGGAGGCGGTGAAGGACCTGCAGGAATCCCTGAACCAGCTCGCGCCCTGGCGGCCTGACTTTGTCAGCGTCACCTACGGTGCAGGCGGCGGCACACGGGACCGCACGCAGGCCCTGGTTGGGGAGCTGCGCCAGTCGGATGTCTTTGATCCCGTGCCTCATCTCACCTGTGTGGGGCACACGGAGGCCGACATCATGCGCCTTCTGGAGGGCTACGCCGCTGCCGGGGTCAGCAACCTGCTGGCCCTGCGCGGCGACCTGCCCGGTCAGCCCGTAGCTGAGGGCGATTTTAAAACCGCCGCCGATCTGGTGCGCTTCATCCGCCGGTTCAATGAGCGCGGCCTGCATCCCGGTCCACAAGGCTTTGGCATCGGCGTGGCCTGTTTCCCTGAAGGACACCCTGCCACACCTAACCGGATGTTGGAAATGGATTATCTGAAGGCCAAGGTGGATGCCGGGGCGGACTGGATGTGCACCCAGGTCTTCTTCGACAATCACGACTTTCATGACTTCCGCGCCCGTTGTGATCTTGCAGGCATCCGCTTGCCCATCCTGGCCGGCATCCTGCCGCTGACCCAGCCCGGCAGCCTGCGCCGCATGGCGGAGCTGGCGGCAGGATCCCGGTATCCGGCGCGTTTGTTGCGGTCATTGAAAAGGGCAGGGGATGATGCAGAGGCCTTTCAGGAGATTGGCATTCATCATGCGGTGATGCAGTGTGCAGATCTGCTGGACCATGAGGCGGCCGGCATCCATTTTTATACCCTGAACAAAGCGGCCGCTACGGTGCGTGTTTTACGAGGGCTGGGATACAGTACTCATCACTACCTGTCCCGCGACTGCGGTGATCCGAGTGATGCGAATGGTGACAGGTAA
- the metE gene encoding 5-methyltetrahydropteroyltriglutamate--homocysteine S-methyltransferase, producing MSDIHTHNLGYPRIGQQRELKKATEAYWHGRLSREELEATGRRLRQDNWARQQAAGIDLLPCNDFTFYDQMLDFSCLIGNVPPRFGWKGEGMDLDTLFLMARGSRGEARETCGSGCSHQPSFACEMTKWFDTNYHYIVPEFRADTRFQLVGDKVFREFEEAAGLGHKVKPVLPGPVTYLTLGKVQDEDHPNFDRYTLLDGLVDVYVQILQRLATQGAEWVQIDEPVFGLDLSPVQKDALLSSWERLSRAAPGLKILVTSYFSELHENLPLFLSLPVQALHYDAVRGSAELEALLTRFPKDKILSLGVVNGRNIWKNDFSKSLALLEKARHAVGADRLWLAPSCSLQHAPITLANEPALDAELKSWMAFADEKLEEVVILNGLLRGTADAALLTANQSAIQSRRESPRIHRAAVKARLAAVKPADSERQSPFAQRRPLQQQKLKLPEFPTTTIGSFPQTAEVRAMRARWKKGELSTESYEVFLQQEIRHCVSFQDEAGIDMPVHGEFERNDMVEYFGEQLDGFSFTQNGWVQSYGSRYVKPPVIFGDVSRPAPMTVRWSRYAQSLTDRPMKGMLTGPVTILQWSFVRDDQPRSETTRQIALAIRDEVVDLEAAGIAAIQIDEPAIREGLPLRRSDWAAYLDWAVNAFRLCASGVRDETQIHTHMCYAEFNDIIESIAALDADVITIETSRSNMELLEAFVDFKYLNEIGPGVYDIHSPRIPAVEEMVALMRKAEAVIPRAQLWINPDCGLKTRGWAEVKTSLLHLVETARRLRVEKPALV from the coding sequence ATGAGCGACATCCATACACACAACCTGGGCTACCCGCGTATCGGGCAGCAACGCGAACTGAAAAAAGCCACCGAAGCCTACTGGCACGGACGCCTGTCCCGTGAGGAACTGGAGGCCACAGGCCGCCGCCTGCGGCAGGACAACTGGGCCCGGCAGCAGGCCGCTGGCATTGACCTGCTGCCCTGCAACGACTTCACCTTTTATGACCAGATGCTGGATTTCTCCTGCCTCATCGGCAATGTGCCGCCACGTTTCGGCTGGAAGGGGGAGGGCATGGACCTGGACACCCTGTTCCTGATGGCCCGTGGCTCGCGAGGTGAAGCGCGGGAAACCTGCGGCAGCGGCTGCTCCCACCAGCCCTCCTTTGCCTGTGAGATGACCAAGTGGTTCGACACCAACTACCATTACATCGTCCCGGAATTCCGCGCCGACACCCGTTTTCAACTGGTGGGAGACAAGGTCTTCCGTGAATTCGAGGAGGCCGCCGGCCTCGGGCATAAAGTCAAGCCGGTGCTCCCTGGACCCGTGACGTACTTGACGTTAGGCAAGGTGCAGGATGAGGACCACCCCAACTTTGACCGCTACACCCTGCTTGACGGTCTGGTGGATGTTTACGTGCAGATCCTTCAGCGCCTGGCCACGCAGGGGGCGGAGTGGGTGCAGATAGATGAGCCGGTCTTTGGACTGGACCTTTCGCCGGTGCAGAAGGATGCCCTGCTTTCATCCTGGGAGCGGCTTTCCAGGGCGGCACCGGGGCTGAAGATCCTGGTGACGAGCTACTTCAGCGAACTGCACGAAAACCTGCCGCTCTTCCTTTCCCTGCCGGTGCAGGCACTGCATTATGATGCGGTGCGGGGCAGTGCTGAGCTGGAGGCTTTGCTCACCCGGTTTCCCAAGGACAAGATCCTTTCCCTGGGCGTCGTGAACGGACGGAATATCTGGAAAAATGATTTCTCCAAGTCGCTGGCCCTTTTGGAAAAAGCCAGGCATGCAGTGGGGGCCGATCGCCTCTGGCTGGCCCCTTCTTGCTCTCTCCAGCACGCTCCCATCACCCTGGCGAATGAACCGGCGCTGGATGCGGAATTGAAAAGCTGGATGGCCTTTGCGGATGAGAAGCTGGAGGAGGTCGTGATCTTGAACGGCCTCCTGCGCGGCACGGCGGATGCGGCCTTGCTGACGGCGAATCAGTCAGCCATCCAGTCCCGTCGTGAAAGCCCGCGCATCCATCGTGCGGCGGTAAAGGCGCGCCTGGCAGCGGTGAAGCCTGCGGACTCTGAGCGGCAGTCGCCCTTCGCCCAGCGGAGACCTTTGCAGCAGCAGAAACTGAAGCTCCCCGAGTTTCCCACGACGACCATCGGCTCCTTCCCGCAAACAGCGGAGGTGCGGGCCATGCGCGCCCGCTGGAAGAAGGGGGAACTCAGCACCGAATCCTATGAGGTCTTCCTCCAGCAGGAGATCCGCCACTGCGTGAGCTTCCAGGACGAGGCGGGCATTGACATGCCTGTGCATGGCGAGTTCGAGCGCAACGACATGGTGGAATACTTTGGCGAGCAGCTTGACGGTTTCTCCTTCACCCAAAACGGTTGGGTGCAAAGCTACGGCTCACGGTATGTCAAACCGCCTGTGATCTTTGGTGATGTCAGCCGGCCTGCGCCGATGACCGTTCGCTGGTCACGCTATGCGCAGTCGCTGACGGACCGTCCGATGAAGGGCATGCTCACAGGGCCGGTGACCATCCTGCAATGGAGCTTTGTGCGCGATGACCAGCCGCGCTCAGAAACCACGCGTCAGATCGCCCTGGCCATCCGTGATGAAGTCGTGGACCTGGAGGCGGCAGGGATCGCCGCCATCCAGATTGACGAACCCGCCATCCGCGAAGGCCTGCCCCTGCGCCGCAGCGACTGGGCCGCGTATCTGGACTGGGCCGTGAATGCCTTCCGCCTGTGCGCCAGCGGTGTGCGTGATGAAACACAGATCCACACGCACATGTGCTATGCCGAGTTCAACGACATCATCGAATCCATCGCTGCTCTGGATGCGGATGTCATCACCATCGAGACCTCCCGCTCCAACATGGAGCTGCTGGAGGCTTTTGTGGACTTCAAGTATCTGAATGAAATCGGCCCCGGCGTCTATGACATCCACTCCCCCCGAATCCCGGCGGTGGAAGAAATGGTGGCGCTGATGCGCAAGGCGGAGGCCGTCATCCCGAGGGCGCAGCTCTGGATCAATCCTGACTGCGGACTGAAAACCCGTGGCTGGGCAGAGGTGAAAACCTCTCTCCTGCATCTGGTGGAAACGGCCCGCCGCCTGCGTGTGGAAAAACCTGCATTGGTCTAA
- a CDS encoding LysR family transcriptional regulator, whose translation MLEVRHLQALIALSETGNLSKAGRRLHLSQPALSHQIKAVEEHLGVELFQRKSSPLRLSPAGERLLGTAYEVMKTMQQCERDVARIAEGKAGQLRIAVECHSCFDWLMPAMDRFRESWPEVEMDLVSGFQPDPTGLLLEDQADLVIVSKAPSRKDVVYHPLFRYEVLALIARKHPLARKTFLTAQDFAKETLITYPIPDDRIDIVREVLGPVGVNPVRRTAMLTVAILQLVASHRGIAAMPGWAVQPYLEKGYVESRPVRKQGLFANLHAATTRSLSQTAYMREFISVMKQVSFDSLKRISPVSK comes from the coding sequence ATGCTCGAAGTCCGCCATCTCCAGGCCCTCATCGCCCTTTCTGAAACAGGCAACCTGTCCAAGGCAGGCCGCCGCCTGCACCTTTCCCAGCCAGCGCTATCCCACCAGATCAAGGCGGTGGAGGAGCATCTGGGCGTGGAGCTTTTCCAGCGCAAGAGCAGCCCGCTGCGGCTCAGCCCCGCCGGCGAGCGTTTGTTAGGCACGGCCTATGAGGTGATGAAAACCATGCAGCAGTGCGAGCGCGATGTGGCCCGCATTGCCGAGGGAAAGGCCGGCCAGCTCCGCATCGCGGTCGAATGCCACTCGTGCTTCGACTGGCTGATGCCCGCCATGGACCGCTTCCGCGAATCCTGGCCGGAGGTGGAGATGGACCTCGTTTCCGGCTTCCAGCCTGACCCCACCGGCCTCCTGCTGGAGGACCAGGCGGATCTTGTCATCGTCTCCAAGGCCCCTTCGCGCAAGGATGTCGTCTATCACCCTCTTTTTCGTTACGAAGTGCTGGCCCTCATCGCCCGCAAGCACCCGCTCGCCCGCAAGACCTTCCTCACGGCGCAGGACTTCGCCAAAGAAACGCTCATCACCTATCCCATTCCCGATGATCGCATTGACATTGTGCGGGAGGTTTTAGGCCCCGTTGGCGTCAACCCCGTGCGCCGCACCGCCATGCTCACCGTGGCCATTTTGCAGCTTGTGGCCAGCCATCGTGGCATCGCCGCCATGCCCGGCTGGGCCGTGCAGCCTTATCTTGAAAAAGGCTATGTCGAATCCCGTCCCGTGCGCAAACAAGGCCTCTTTGCCAACCTCCACGCCGCCACCACCCGCAGCCTTTCCCAGACTGCTTATATGAGGGAATTCATTTCCGTGATGAAACAGGTCAGCTTTGATTCCTTGAAAAGAATCTCACCCGTCAGCAAGTGA
- a CDS encoding VOC family protein has translation MKTNAINWFELYVTDLSRARSFYETILHTKLQDAAMEGCEMAIFPYDNMQGIGGALTVMEGCQPGPGGTLVYLNVEGDLDAVLSRIPDAGGKVVRGRLPIPPHGFIGIFEDTEGNVVGLHSMV, from the coding sequence ATGAAAACCAACGCCATCAACTGGTTCGAACTCTACGTTACCGACCTCTCCCGCGCCCGCAGCTTTTATGAAACCATCCTCCATACCAAGCTCCAGGATGCCGCTATGGAAGGCTGTGAAATGGCCATTTTTCCCTATGACAACATGCAGGGCATCGGCGGTGCGCTCACGGTCATGGAAGGCTGCCAGCCCGGCCCTGGCGGCACCCTTGTTTACCTGAATGTGGAGGGTGATCTGGATGCCGTCCTTTCTCGCATCCCCGATGCCGGGGGGAAAGTGGTCCGTGGCCGTCTGCCCATTCCTCCTCATGGTTTCATCGGCATTTTTGAGGACACCGAGGGCAATGTCGTGGGCCTGCACAGCATGGTCTGA
- a CDS encoding YafY family protein, producing MNRIDRLTGMILLLQSHRVITAEQIAAHYEMSVRTVYRDLAALGEAGVPIVAEAGVGYSLMRGYHIPPVMFTEHEAAALFMSGEVTEQVADDSLRGALRSALLKVRAVLPKERQDHLSKLKKSVGVWISSPLKEEEGRSLMPLQQALVQRRCVALCYNAGGRGEHTTRTVEPLGMMFYAREWHLIAYCRLRGDFRDFRLDRVVSWEVLPEVFSGHDDFSVKTFLASVLHEQEPTRVTIVFHPSVMDRVRREMMCPQVTEEPLPDGRVRVEMVAYSQDWLVGWLLSLGPQAQVLHPPEMRATMHEMAVKIAQAHA from the coding sequence ATGAACCGCATTGACCGGCTTACCGGCATGATCCTGCTGCTGCAAAGCCACCGTGTCATTACGGCAGAACAGATCGCCGCGCATTATGAGATGAGCGTGCGCACGGTGTACCGGGACCTGGCGGCGCTGGGGGAGGCGGGGGTGCCCATTGTGGCGGAGGCAGGCGTGGGTTACAGCCTCATGCGCGGTTACCACATCCCGCCGGTCATGTTTACGGAACATGAAGCGGCGGCCCTTTTCATGAGCGGGGAGGTGACGGAGCAGGTGGCGGATGACTCCCTTCGCGGGGCTCTGCGTTCGGCTTTATTAAAAGTCCGCGCGGTGCTGCCCAAGGAGCGCCAGGATCATCTGAGCAAGCTGAAAAAATCCGTCGGGGTGTGGATCAGCTCGCCGCTGAAGGAGGAAGAAGGGCGCTCCCTCATGCCGCTGCAGCAGGCACTGGTGCAACGCCGCTGCGTGGCCCTGTGCTACAATGCCGGCGGGCGCGGGGAGCACACCACCCGCACGGTGGAACCGCTGGGCATGATGTTTTATGCGCGGGAATGGCACCTCATTGCCTACTGCCGCCTGCGGGGGGATTTCCGCGATTTTCGCCTGGACAGAGTGGTGAGCTGGGAGGTGCTGCCGGAGGTCTTCAGCGGTCATGATGACTTCTCCGTGAAGACCTTTCTGGCCAGTGTGCTCCATGAGCAGGAGCCCACCCGCGTCACCATCGTTTTTCATCCTTCCGTCATGGATCGGGTCCGGCGGGAGATGATGTGCCCGCAAGTGACCGAGGAGCCCCTTCCGGATGGCCGGGTGCGTGTGGAGATGGTGGCTTATTCGCAGGACTGGCTGGTGGGCTGGCTGCTCAGCCTCGGCCCTCAGGCCCAGGTGCTGCATCCGCCGGAGATGCGGGCCACGATGCATGAGATGGCGGTGAAGATCGCCCAGGCTCATGCCTGA
- a CDS encoding DUF1552 domain-containing protein, giving the protein MKNSSQSSRRQFLRGAGILLGLPWFESVSSFGAPVVKGTPQAPRRLGICFFGNGVNPHHWGASNGPGGLEFLQTLKPLEPVKNKVMVFKGLWNPSTVAGPGGHYPKMNILSGLKVKQTTTDVEVGLTMDQIIANKIGQQTPVASLAIGTEGPRYSTDSGYTSLYSAYLSWSSPTTPAPKEIYPQQAFDQLFDDGSKRARDKSVLDLVMQDASSLRGKLSRRDGQKLDEYLTSVRDLEQRIERSEKLSTAEATTRGWHPSVTKPWLARPASGIPAQQEEHVKLMLDIMVLAFQMDRTRVVTNMLTNDLSNMNFGFLGIKGGQHELSHHANDADRLASYQKANEYMVKVWSEALQKMEATQEGERTLLDNSMIMLTSSLYDGNAHDSTQLPLILAGGGGGTLRGGRYFDYSKDPNRKLCRLHLAMMDRMGVKTSQFGDADNPLPDLV; this is encoded by the coding sequence ATGAAAAATTCTTCCCAGTCTTCCCGTCGTCAGTTCCTGCGTGGTGCAGGCATCCTGCTCGGCCTGCCGTGGTTTGAGTCGGTTTCGTCCTTTGGCGCTCCGGTGGTCAAAGGTACGCCGCAGGCTCCACGGCGTCTGGGCATCTGCTTTTTCGGCAATGGGGTGAACCCGCATCATTGGGGTGCCTCGAACGGCCCTGGCGGCCTGGAGTTTCTGCAAACGCTGAAGCCGCTGGAGCCGGTGAAGAATAAAGTGATGGTCTTCAAAGGCCTGTGGAATCCGTCCACCGTTGCAGGTCCCGGCGGGCATTATCCGAAGATGAACATCCTCTCCGGCCTGAAGGTGAAGCAGACGACGACGGATGTGGAAGTGGGCCTGACGATGGATCAGATCATCGCCAACAAGATCGGCCAGCAGACACCCGTGGCCAGCCTGGCCATTGGTACCGAGGGCCCCCGCTACAGCACCGACAGCGGTTATACCTCCCTTTACTCCGCCTACCTTTCCTGGAGCAGCCCGACGACGCCTGCGCCCAAGGAGATCTATCCGCAGCAGGCCTTCGACCAGCTCTTTGATGACGGCAGCAAACGCGCCCGTGACAAGAGTGTGCTGGACCTGGTGATGCAGGATGCCAGCAGCCTGCGCGGCAAACTGAGCCGCCGCGACGGCCAGAAGCTGGACGAATACCTCACCTCCGTGCGAGACCTGGAGCAGCGCATCGAGCGCTCTGAAAAACTCAGCACTGCTGAGGCCACCACGCGCGGCTGGCATCCAAGTGTGACCAAGCCCTGGCTGGCACGCCCCGCCTCCGGCATCCCTGCGCAGCAGGAAGAGCATGTGAAGCTGATGCTGGACATCATGGTCCTGGCCTTCCAGATGGACCGCACCCGCGTGGTGACAAACATGCTGACCAATGACCTTTCCAACATGAACTTCGGTTTCCTGGGCATCAAAGGTGGCCAGCATGAGCTTTCCCATCACGCCAATGATGCCGACCGCCTGGCCTCCTACCAGAAGGCCAATGAATACATGGTAAAGGTGTGGTCTGAGGCCCTGCAAAAAATGGAAGCCACCCAGGAGGGTGAACGCACCCTTTTGGACAACAGCATGATCATGCTCACCTCCAGCCTGTATGATGGCAATGCCCACGACTCCACCCAGCTTCCCCTCATCCTCGCCGGTGGCGGTGGCGGCACGCTGCGCGGCGGACGCTACTTCGATTACAGCAAGGACCCCAACCGCAAACTCTGCCGCCTGCACCTGGCCATGATGGACCGCATGGGCGTGAAGACCAGCCAGTTTGGCGATGCGGACAATCCGCTGCCGGATCTGGTGTGA